The Oncorhynchus clarkii lewisi isolate Uvic-CL-2024 unplaced genomic scaffold, UVic_Ocla_1.0 unplaced_contig_3553_pilon_pilon, whole genome shotgun sequence genomic interval TATATCCTAAACTAGCCTGTTCTATTTCCTTACCCACACAGCCAGAACCCACGGCAAAGAAGACCCGAAAGAGGACGAATGCAATAGAAGAGATGAGAGCTTCTCAATGGACAGCGATTTAGACTACAGCTCCGACGACAACATGACGGGTAACTCGATGTGTCAGAAAGATGATGGGGAGGGTAACGTGGATGAGGGCGTCCACGGATCCAACGGCACTGGCAGCACCACGTCTACCGGTAAGAACCGGCGGCGGAGAACGGCGTTCACGAGCGAGCAGCTCTTGGAACTGGAGAAGGAGTTCCATTGTAAGAAATACCTGTCTTTAACGGAACGCTCTCAGATTGCGCATGCCTTGAAACTCAGCGAAGTTCAAGTCAAGATCTGGTTCCAGAACCGGAGGGCCAAGTGGAAGCGCGTAAAGGCTGGTAACGTCAATTCCAAAACCGGCGAGCCCTCTAGGAACCCTAAAATCGTGGTGCCTATCCCCGTGCACGTCAGCCGGTTTGCAATAAGGAGTCAGCACCAACAGTTAGAGCAAGCCAGACcataacatgtatttatttatgttaaACCGATGGACGAAATACAGATTAAGTTAATAACACTGTTTAAAAACAGAAAAACAGCACACACGTTATTTTGGAATTGGACTATTGATAATCACAAACCAAGTTTATCCTTTGGTGAGTCTTTGTAAATCTTTGTAAGACAGAGGAGAGCAAATGAATTGATGGTACATTGCTTTTCCTCTGCATTACTGCTGAATCGATCCACTGATGGTAAACTGATTAAATACCAAGACAAAAAAACTCAAAATGGTGACATGTATCACCTTGGTTACGAGTGTAAATACCGAGATGGGCCATAACTATAACCGCCATGGGACCAAATTGAGGACATTACAACAAGACAACAATACATCCAATTGTACATTTCCGAGATGTTGATTAAAAAGATAACCTACTTTTACGTCTGTTAGATTTTCTTTGAGGTTTGTGCTGCCGATTCTGAAGGACCTTGCTTGTATTATTGTTGTTTTTGCAGCAGGCGCAAATCAGATCAGAATGAACAGCTTTGTCCCAAAAGGAGCACTTTTATAATTTCTAATTTTATCACCCCCCTAAACCAGTACACGTATTGTACACATAGCCTACAAATATGCTCAGACATCTCAACCACCAATCATCTCCTCCAAAAAGCAAAGAGTAGCCCTGTAAAACCATCCTACTTCTGTTCTCAGTTTGACTTTGTTTCCATTGTTTCATTCCATGGTTGCTTGAATGATTTTTCTTCATTGTGACTTTTTCAACAGTCAAGGAGCACGCTGCTAATTTATTTAATATTGTGCAAAAAGTAACTAACATTCCATGACTTATTGAGGAAATAATAAAGTGTGCATTAAAGATGAACCATTAGCAATTGTCAACAATTTGTCAGTTTGTTTATTGTCATTCCATTTTTGTGCAATTCTATTTGAATTTGAAATCTTTAGCGAAATTACGCATGCGCGGGTTTACAGGTGCTTTCTTGAGTGCTGGGCTTCGAGTTGATCATGATATTTGAATTCCTTGGTTGATTATTATTTTCACCAATATATCAAATGTTCATTTGGGATTATTCAATTTGTTGTCTGCAAGTGACAAATATTATTTTCACAATCCACCAAGGAAGATAATTGGAAGATAATTGCGTATGTATTTTATCCTTGAATTAAGGGTGATTAACGACACGATTTCGTTTAGATTTCATTTACAACACAATTTATACTATTATTATTAAGACTATTACTTGTAATAACCATGTCATTATACTATTATAATTAATGACTTTAAGAATTATATAATTTTTCCTGCGCCAACTGTGAGTTGTGCAGATATTGCTGAGGCAGGACCAACTGTGAGGTTTACAGGTAAATGCAGAGGCAGGAGCAACTGTGAGGTTTACAGGTAATGCAGAGGCAGGACCAACTGTTTATCTCTCCGACAGTAGAGCCATGCAGTCAGCCAGGGAGGTGACAGTTTTACAGCTCTGCCCCTCTGCTCCAGCCACCCTCTGGAATTAAGGCCAACCTCGTCGCGAATGTTGGAGCAAATCAACCTGATGCATGCCAACAACAAATATGTAAGAAGATCTCGCTCGGCGACGCAATCTCGTGTTATGACAGGGGGTGGGTCCTATCAGCCAGGGTGAATGAAACTCCAAGGTTCCTCCAAGGCTGTGAGGAACACCAATTCCCATCCGAGTGAAACGTCACGAGCACGGCTGTTTAAGAAGGTCGCGGCCTGGTGTCAGCCTTGATTTTCGGCCTCACCTTGCCCCGGGCCCAGAGCGCCTCATTCAATTGGCCTCCCAGCGCGCCAATTACTTTGCCATTGAATATTTACATCTATTGAGGTGGACAATTTCATAAATGTATTTTGATAAGATTGGCGACTAAAATACAACGCAGGCCTACTTGCAGGACTTTCCCCTTGTGATCTCTAAGGACATCTTGTTGGTCTCTGTCATGTTTCATGCGTTAAGCTCCATCTGTCAGCGCTACCACAGTAGGTCTATAGCCTACCCTAAACATATTAAACCGTTTCAAATGTCACTAGGCTAAATTATAAAATAATCCATTCTGATAATGTATTTATCGGTGTTATATAAACGAATTTAAAACAATATTGGTTATTATAATTCGCCTTTCTTGAAATAGGTTGGATATTAAATAGACTAGGCTACACATTTTAGGACAAATATATTATTTAAataaacaacttttttttttacaatgttctAAAAAGCAATTTagtcaaaaaaaatgtttttaacaaaCACATTTGGAGTTAAATAATATTGTCtactagacctactgtatataaatGATACAAGTAAAACCCTCTATTCCAATGAGTATTGATTAAGCCCACAAGTGTCCTCAAATAAGACAACCATCATTCTTTCACAGCTAAAGCATCTTCCAAGATGTTGTTGCAGTAGTTTAACGATCGTTCTGTCGTGtagcccctctccgtctctctggcAGCATTTAGACAGCGCGCTATCCCCCCCCCGGCAACAACAACGCTATTATCGTCACGCGCATCATTTAACCCAGGCAAGCGCCGCACGTCACGCACCTGAACAATATTTTGATGTCAGTCATCGTTTGTAATTCGCACGCCATGATAACGCACAAATAACGCTGTTATATCTTCAAAATAAACTAGAGGAAATCGGCTATGGATCCTGACATAAAAACAGGCAATTTATGGAATTAATCTTGTATTATGAGGCCTACCACCTATCCAAATCCTAACGTTTACAGTCGCCTCTATTCAACCCACGTAAAATGTATTTTCCCTACTGATTCATCGTTGGAAATTCCCCAAGCACATTTTTTGATTATTAAACTGAAATCCCAACTCGTCATAGTAGCAGAAAGAGTGAATTACTGTGAAACTCAGATTTATTGCGGCAGCTCGCGCTCTGGCTGAGCATCACTGACAGGCCTGGCTACAAGATGAGCTCTCATGACCCGCtctagaggagtgtgtgtgtgtctgtctgtatgttgtCTTCTATTCCACACAAACTCGTGCACACCCCGACAGAGATCCACTCAGGCATTTGATTACTGGATACAAAATATGTCCATTACACAATTACTCAAATACAGATTTGCTAGATTAGATTGTATTGAAAGAACACACACTGAGCAATTTGTGTAGCCTACTTGAGGAGGATGTTTGACAGAGAAAGCGATATGAGTAtcgaggtgagagggagagatctGACAATTGCCCcgctaactctaatgaatttttttgcaaattgtAATCAAGCCGGGCCGTCGCGGTTGGCTGATAAATGAGGCCCAGGGGGATTGGTTGGGACCTCCGCTTTTCACTCTAGCATGTCCCCCCTGCACTAAATTAACAGCAACTTGTCGAAGCTTCAAATGAACCCCCAATGATTAATTCTGATGGAAAGCGAGCCATGAGACTCGCGTGACCTAATAGGCTCTGGCTTGAGAATGCTGTTACTGGAAATGAATACTCTATAAACCCCACATACACCAAGCTacacactcatctctctctctctctctctctctcagtatatctctctctcccccaattcAATTTaggggctttattggtatgggaaacttaggtttacattgccaaagcaagtgaaatagataataaacaaaagtgaaataaacaaaaaattaagtaaacagtaaacattacactctctctctcagtatctctccctccttccgtcacgttctgacctttatttcctgttttgtctttatttagtatggtcagggcgtgatttggggtgggcagtctgtttgtttttctatgttggtttttgtgttcagcctagtatggttctcaatcagaggcaggtgtcattagttgtctctgattgagaatcatacttaggtagcctgggtttcactgtcgtttgtgggtgtttgtttccgtgtgagtgtttgtcgccacatggtactgtttcggttttcgttttcatcacatcgtttattgttttgtatttcagtgttcagttcgtttttaataaatcgtcaggaacacttaccacgctgcatcttagtccgatccttactcctcttcagatgaagaggacatCTGCCGTTACACCTTCAGTATCTCTTTCATACTGTAGGTGCAGGCCAACATATAGCAAATACACTACTAATATCAACAGAAAGATACAGGAACTAATACACTACTAATATCAACAGAAAGATACAGGTCATCTCATGATTTAATTATACAATGATTACCAGTAATTGTTGCAACAATATTTAATGTACCTCAATGCAAATAGTCTCACTGAAGAGGTTTGACTTTGCTAAGGACAAATACATTTTCTTCTATAAATTGTTACCATCTCAGTCAAATCCATTATATAGTAAATGT includes:
- the LOC139402740 gene encoding homeobox protein GBX-2-like; the protein is MSAAFSPSFMMMQRPLGSTTAFSIDSLIGGPPQPSPGHFVYTGYPMFMPYRSVVLPPHPPPPPALPQSALQQGLSATHPHHQIPSLQNSFCSSLAQGMALTSTLMASLPGGFSASQQHQEAARKFGSQSLHAAFNKSQDIRLDGDDGKTFLGKESATLPSYHDSEPLQSSTARTHGKEDPKEDECNRRDESFSMDSDLDYSSDDNMTGNSMCQKDDGEGNVDEGVHGSNGTGSTTSTGKNRRRRTAFTSEQLLELEKEFHCKKYLSLTERSQIAHALKLSEVQVKIWFQNRRAKWKRVKAGNVNSKTGEPSRNPKIVVPIPVHVSRFAIRSQHQQLEQARP